GCAAGGCTACCGACCTTCGCAACCGCATTCTCTTTACCCTCGGCCTGCTGATCGTCTACCGGCTGGGAACCTATATTCCCGTCCCCGGCATCGACGGCGCCGCGCTGCGTCAGTTCATGGAACAGGCCGGGCAAGGCATCGGCGGCATGGTCTCGATGTTCACCGGCGGCGCGCTGGGACGGATGGGGATCTTTGCCCTCGGCATCATGCCCTATATCTCCGCCTCGATCATCGTGCAGCTCCTGACGGCCATGGTGCCGTCGCTGGAGCAGCTCAAGAAAGAGGGCGAGCAGGGCCGCAAGAAGATCAACCAGTACACCCGCTACGGCACGGTGGCGCTGGCGCTGTTCCAGGCCTATGGCCTCGCGGTGAGCCTTGAGGCGGGCGATCTTGCCCACGATCCGGGCTGGTATTTCCGCGCCGCCGTGGTGATCACCCTCGTCGGCGGCACCATGTTCCTGATGTGGCTGGGCGAGCAGATCACCGCCCGCGGCATCGGCAACGGCATCTCGCTGATCATCTTTGTCGGCATCGTCGCCGAGATCCCGGCAGCGCTGGCGCAGTTCTTTGCCTCGGGCCGCTCCGGCGCCATCAGCCCGGCGGTGATCCTCGGGGCGATCCTCATGGTGATCGCGGTGATCATGTTCGTGGTCTTCATGGAGCGCGCCCTGCGCAAGATCACCATCCAGTATCCGCGCCGCCAGGTCGGCATGAAGATGACCGAGGCGCAGCAGTCGCACCTGCCGGTCAAGGTGAACCCGGCGGGCGTGATCCCGGCGATCTTCGCCTCCTCGCTGCTGCTGCTGCCCACCACCATCGCGACCTTCAGCCAGGCCGGCTCCACCGGTCCGATCATGTCGACGGTGCTGGCCTATTTCGGGCCTGGGCAGCCGCTCTACCTGCTGTTCTTCGCCTCGATGATCGTGTTCTTCGCCTATTTCTACACGTTCAACGTGTCGTTCAAACCCGATGACGTGGCGGACAACCTGAAGAACCAGAACGGCTTTATCCCCGGCATCCGTCCGGGCAAAAAAACCGCCGATCATCTGGAATACGTGGTCAACCGGGTGCTGGTGCTGGGCTCGGCCTATCTCGCGGCGGTCTGTCTGCTGCCCGAGATCCTGCGCTCGCAATACGCGATCCCGTTCTATTTCGGCGGGACATCGGTGCTGATTGTGGTATCGGTCACCATGGACACCATCCAGCAGGTCCAGAGCCATCTGCTGGCACACCAATACGAAGGTCTTATTCAGAAGTCGCAGCTCCGCGGCAAGAGTAAGACGCGCAAGCGGAGGGGGCCTGCACGGCGATGAACATTATACTTCTTGGACCGCCCGGCGCGGGCAAAGGCACACAGGCACGCATTCTCGTCGACGAGCGGGGGATGACCCAGCTCTCCACCGGCGACATGCTGCGTGAGGCCAAGGACAGCGGCACCGAGATGGGCAAGAAGGTCGCAGAGGTCATGGCCCGCGGCGAGCTCGTCACCGACGAGATCGTCATCGGCCTGATCCGCGAAAAGCTCGAAGCCGGCGGCTCCGGCTTCATCTTCGACGGCTTCCCGCGCACGCTGAAACAGGCCGACGCGCTGGCGGATCTGCTCGACGAGATGGGCCAGACGCTCGACAAGGTGGTCGAGCTGCGGGTCAATGACGAGGCGCTGGTGGAGCGCATCACCGCGCGCTCGACCTGCGGCAATTGCGGTGAGGTCTATAACGACATCACCAAGCCGATCCCGGCGGATGGCAAATGCTCCAACTGCGGCGGCACCGAGTTCAAGCGCCGGGCCGACGACAATGCCGACAGCCTCAAGAAGCGTCTGATGGAATATTACAAGCAGACCTCGCCGCTGATCGGCTATTACTACGCCAAGGGCCAGCATTGCCGTGTCGACGGGCTGGGCGAGATCGGCGACGTCAAGGCGGCAATTGCCGGCAAGCTCGACGGCTGAGAAACCCCGGATTTGATTTCTTCGAAAGGCAATCGTCTTATGACGGTTGCCTTTTTTATTTGCAGAATGTCAGATTATAAAATCGCGTGTTTTTATGAGTTCTGGAGTGCAAAAGATGTTGGGTTCGAAATTCAAATGCGAGTTTTCCGTCGGAGAGGCGATTGGCCAACTGGTCATCTGGATCCTCTTGTCCATTGTCACCCTGGGCCTCGCCCTGTTCGTACTCCCCTATTACTTTGTAAGGGCGCCGCTGAACCGCACCTACCTGCTCGACCGTGACGGCGCAAAGATCGGTCGCGTTTCGGTCGACGTGGACTTCATGGATATTCTTGGCCACGCTCTGGTGTGGCTGCTTTTGTCCATCATCACGTTCGGTCTTGCCTATCTCATCTACTGGCCCGCCGTGATCAAGCGCCTGCTCAATGCGGCGACCATCACCGAGATCTGATCCGGTCCTGCGCGGCCTCATCCCCGTCCGGCGGAGGCCACCTGCCCGATCCGGTTGAAGGCGAGCAGCACCCCGCCCTCCCCTTCCGCGAACTGCGTCGCGAGAAAGGCGCTGTCTTCGGGCGACAGGCTGGCATAGCCCATCGACCAGCCCAGAAAGCCGCGCTCGGCAACGGTGCGGCGCATGCGCAGCACCACATCGAAATGGCGCAGATCCTGCGCGATCCGCAGGAACAGGCGTTCGACGATCTCTCGCGGCCCTTCGAGCACCTGACAGAATCCGTCCTCGTCGCGCAGCAGATACCCCGTCACCCCCTCCCGGGCGTTGTGGGTCATCGCTTCCCGCAGGACGTCGATATCCGAGGTATGCCCGCGCGGATGGCGCGAAGCGCTTGTATATAGAAGCTGAGTGATCATATTGGCCTTACGACGCGCGCGGCGTCCGGGTCGTGTGTCGGTCTGGATACTTGCTGTTCATGAGGGACCAAACGCCAGGGCATTGCAAGCGGTTCCCATAAAGCCCTTGACCCGCGTTCCGAATCCTCATACCCACCCGCATCTCTAACCGAGAATCAGACATGCGGAGCGGGTCGCTCCCCCTCCGCAGACCACCTCATCAGCGGACAGCCCGAAGGCGGAACGGCTTTCGGGCTCATGTTGTGAAAAAAGGTTCTGGCGCTACGGAACCGCAACGAAAGGAACAGAGACTTGGCACGTATTGCCGGCGTCAACATCCCGACCAACAAACGGGTGCCCATCGCCCTCACCTACATCACCGGTATCGGCCACACCTCGGCCAAATCCATCTGTGAAGCCGTGAACATCGAGCCCTCGCGCCGTGTGAACGAGCTGTCCGATGCCGAAGTGCTCGCCATCCGCGAACATATCGACGCCAACTTCACCGTCGAAGGCGACCTGCGCCGTGAGACGCAGATGAACATCAAGCGTCTGATGGACCTCGGCTGCTACCGCGGCCTGCGTCACCGTCGCAACCTCCCCGTGCGCGGTCAGCGCACCCACACCAACGCCCGTACCCGCAAGGGCCCGGCGAAGCCGATTGCCGGCAAGAAGAAGTAAGGGAGGCACTCAGATATGGCACGTGATACCCGTCGCGGAGGCAAGAAGAAGGTCTCCAAGAACATCGCCGCCGGTGTGGCGCATGTGAACTCGTCCTTCAACAACACCAAGATCCTGATCTCGGATGTGCAGGGCAACGCGATCTCCTGGTCGTCCGCCGGCACCATGGGCTTCAAGGGCTCGCGGAAATCGACCCCCTACGCCGCTCAGCTGGCCGCGGAAGACGCGGGCAAGAAGGCGCAGGAACACGGCGTGAAAACGCTGGAAGTCGAAGTTCAGGGCCCCGGCTCGGGCCGTGAATCGGCCCTGCGCGCGCTGGCCGCCGTCGGCTTCAACATCACGTCGATCCGTGACGTGACGCCGATCGCCCATAACGGCTGCCGCCCGCCGAAGCGCCGCCGCGTCTGATCGCATCACTTTTCAAGGTGGGGCCCTGCCATTGCGCGGGGCCCTGCCTTCGTCATTTCAACCTCGGGCGTCTGCGCCTTTTGGACATGGGGCACGGACAGGAATGGAGGGACGTATGATCCACAAGAATTGGGCTGAACTGATCAAGCCGACCCAGCTGGAGGTTCGCCCCGGCGCAGACCCGACCCGCGTGGCCACGGTCGTTGCCGAACCGCTGGAGCGCGGCTTTGGCCTGACGCTGGGCAACGCCCTGCGCCGGGTGCTGCTGTCGAGCCTTCAGGGCGCGGCCATCACCAGCGTGCAGATCGACAACGTGCTGCACGAGTTTTCGTCCGTCGCCGGTGTGCGCGAAGATGTGACGGATATCGTCCTGAACCTCAAGGGCGTTTCGCTGCGTATGGAAGTCGAGGGGCCCAAGCGCCTGTCGATCAACGCAAAAGGCCCCGGCGTCGTGACCGCTGCCGACATCGCGGAAACCGCCGGCATCGATGTTCTGAACAAGGACCACGTGATCTGCCACCTCGACGACGGTGCGGATTTCTACGTGGAACTGACCGTCAACACCGGCAAGGGCTATGTCTCGGCAGACAAGAACAAGCCGGAAGACGCGCCCATCGGCCTGATGCCGATCGACGCGATCTATTCGCCGGTCAAGAAGGTCGCCTATGAGGTGCAGCCGACCCGTGAGGGCCAGGTGCTGGACTATGACAAGCTGACCATGAAGATCGAAACCGACGGCTCGGTCACTCCCGAGGACGCGATCGCCTACGCGGCACGCATCCTTCAGGACCAGCTGTCGATCTTCGTCAACTTCGAAGAGCCCGAAAGCGCCTCGCGTCAGGACGACGACGACGGTCTGGAATTCAACCCGCTCCTCCTCAAGAAGGTGGACGAGCTGGAGCTTTCCGTGCGTTCGGCCAACTGCCTGAAGAACGACAATATCGTTTATATCGGCGACCTGATCCAGAAGACCGAAGCCGAGATGCTCCGCACCCCGAACTTCGGCCGCAAGTCGCTGAACGAGATCAAGGAAGTGCTGTCCTCCATGGGTCTGCACCTCGGCATGGATGTCGAGGACTGGCCGCCGGACAACATCGAGGATCTCGCCAAGAAACTGGAAGACCAGTTTTAAGCCGAATTCCCGTCCCGGGCCTGGCCCGGGACCTCTCGCCCGGAGGCCCCGGATCACGTCCGGGGCGGGTTGGGCAAAAGACAGGGCACCCTGCCCCAAGGAGAGCGGCCCGCACGCATGGGCTGCCGGACAAAGCAAAACCGCCCGTAGAGGGCAAAAGGAGTAAGAAACATGCGTCACGCAAAAGGTTACCGCCGCCTGAACCGTACCCACGAGCACCGCAAGGCGCTGTGGGCGAACATGGCCGGCTCGCTCATCGAGCATGAGCAGATCAAGACCACCCTGCCGAAAGCCAAGGAACTCAAGCGCGTCATCGACAAGCTGATCACCCTCGGCAAGCGCGGCGATGTGCACGCGCGCCGTCAGGCCGCCGCCCAGCTCAAGCAGGACATCCACGTCGCCAAGCTCTTCGACATCCTCGGCCCGCGCTACGCCGAGCGTTCGGGCGGCTATTGCCGCGTGCTGAAAGCCGGCTTCCGCTATGGCGACATGGCGCCGATGGCGATCATCGAGCTGGTCGACCGCGATGTCGACGCCAAGGGCTCCGCCGACAAGGCCCGCCTGGCCGCTCTGGAAGCCGCCGAAGACTGATCTTCGCCCGGTTCGGAACAAGAAAGGCGCCGCAGGGATCGCTCCCGCGGCGCCTTTTTCTTTGCGCAGCCGGCCCGCGCGGTCAGGCGGTTTCCAGTTCCTTCTTCACCAGCGCCTCGATCTTGTCGACCGGATGGTTGGTGAGCGTCTTCGGCACCTCGGCGATCACCCGGTCGGAGACCTCCTTGTGCAGCGCCTCGCGCAGATCGCCCAGCACCTTGGGCGCGGCGACCAGCACCAGCCGTTCGAACGCGCCCTTGTGGGCCTCGTCATAGAGATGCTCCGCCAGATCTGCCGCAAAGCGCTCCTTTTGCAGCTCGTGCC
The window above is part of the Salipiger abyssi genome. Proteins encoded here:
- a CDS encoding host attachment family protein; its protein translation is MIELKQGTWVVVTDSEKALFLRNLTDHENPNLDLFGEEVQENPSDREQGANRPGRMQDGGVQQRSAMADTDWHELQKERFAADLAEHLYDEAHKGAFERLVLVAAPKVLGDLREALHKEVSDRVIAEVPKTLTNHPVDKIEALVKKELETA
- a CDS encoding DNA-directed RNA polymerase subunit alpha, with the protein product MIHKNWAELIKPTQLEVRPGADPTRVATVVAEPLERGFGLTLGNALRRVLLSSLQGAAITSVQIDNVLHEFSSVAGVREDVTDIVLNLKGVSLRMEVEGPKRLSINAKGPGVVTAADIAETAGIDVLNKDHVICHLDDGADFYVELTVNTGKGYVSADKNKPEDAPIGLMPIDAIYSPVKKVAYEVQPTREGQVLDYDKLTMKIETDGSVTPEDAIAYAARILQDQLSIFVNFEEPESASRQDDDDGLEFNPLLLKKVDELELSVRSANCLKNDNIVYIGDLIQKTEAEMLRTPNFGRKSLNEIKEVLSSMGLHLGMDVEDWPPDNIEDLAKKLEDQF
- the rpsK gene encoding 30S ribosomal protein S11, whose protein sequence is MARDTRRGGKKKVSKNIAAGVAHVNSSFNNTKILISDVQGNAISWSSAGTMGFKGSRKSTPYAAQLAAEDAGKKAQEHGVKTLEVEVQGPGSGRESALRALAAVGFNITSIRDVTPIAHNGCRPPKRRRV
- the secY gene encoding preprotein translocase subunit SecY translates to MASAVEQMAANTSWAALGKATDLRNRILFTLGLLIVYRLGTYIPVPGIDGAALRQFMEQAGQGIGGMVSMFTGGALGRMGIFALGIMPYISASIIVQLLTAMVPSLEQLKKEGEQGRKKINQYTRYGTVALALFQAYGLAVSLEAGDLAHDPGWYFRAAVVITLVGGTMFLMWLGEQITARGIGNGISLIIFVGIVAEIPAALAQFFASGRSGAISPAVILGAILMVIAVIMFVVFMERALRKITIQYPRRQVGMKMTEAQQSHLPVKVNPAGVIPAIFASSLLLLPTTIATFSQAGSTGPIMSTVLAYFGPGQPLYLLFFASMIVFFAYFYTFNVSFKPDDVADNLKNQNGFIPGIRPGKKTADHLEYVVNRVLVLGSAYLAAVCLLPEILRSQYAIPFYFGGTSVLIVVSVTMDTIQQVQSHLLAHQYEGLIQKSQLRGKSKTRKRRGPARR
- a CDS encoding BLUF domain-containing protein, translating into MITQLLYTSASRHPRGHTSDIDVLREAMTHNAREGVTGYLLRDEDGFCQVLEGPREIVERLFLRIAQDLRHFDVVLRMRRTVAERGFLGWSMGYASLSPEDSAFLATQFAEGEGGVLLAFNRIGQVASAGRG
- the rpsM gene encoding 30S ribosomal protein S13, which encodes MARIAGVNIPTNKRVPIALTYITGIGHTSAKSICEAVNIEPSRRVNELSDAEVLAIREHIDANFTVEGDLRRETQMNIKRLMDLGCYRGLRHRRNLPVRGQRTHTNARTRKGPAKPIAGKKK
- a CDS encoding adenylate kinase yields the protein MNIILLGPPGAGKGTQARILVDERGMTQLSTGDMLREAKDSGTEMGKKVAEVMARGELVTDEIVIGLIREKLEAGGSGFIFDGFPRTLKQADALADLLDEMGQTLDKVVELRVNDEALVERITARSTCGNCGEVYNDITKPIPADGKCSNCGGTEFKRRADDNADSLKKRLMEYYKQTSPLIGYYYAKGQHCRVDGLGEIGDVKAAIAGKLDG
- the rplQ gene encoding 50S ribosomal protein L17, which produces MRHAKGYRRLNRTHEHRKALWANMAGSLIEHEQIKTTLPKAKELKRVIDKLITLGKRGDVHARRQAAAQLKQDIHVAKLFDILGPRYAERSGGYCRVLKAGFRYGDMAPMAIIELVDRDVDAKGSADKARLAALEAAED
- a CDS encoding DUF6693 family protein; translation: MLGSKFKCEFSVGEAIGQLVIWILLSIVTLGLALFVLPYYFVRAPLNRTYLLDRDGAKIGRVSVDVDFMDILGHALVWLLLSIITFGLAYLIYWPAVIKRLLNAATITEI